The genomic interval CTGGAGGGCCGGCGGGATCTCCCGTCGCCAGGTGTTGAAGTTGTGGCCGCCGCTGTCCAGGATGATCGACGCGATACGGGTGGAGTTCGTGGCTTTCACCTGTTCGATGAATTTCAGGGTGTCTTTGTAGTTGTGTTCCCCGATCCTGCTGCTGGTGACGAGCAGTGAGGTGTCGGGCGCGGGCCGGTGCTTGAGGTACCACGACAGGTTCGCCTCGTTCCGCAGCGTGCTGTCCCCCTGGAAGAGGTCGCCCGTGGTGGGGTCGCTCGGCGCCTTGTAGTACGGCGACAGGCCGGCCCCCGCGGCGTACACCCCGGGGTGGTGCATGGCGAGTTTCAGGGCGCAGTAACCGCCCGTGGAATCGCCGATGATTCCCCAGCTCCCGGGCTTTTTGCCCACCCTGTAGTGGGCCGACACGGCATCGGGCAGGTCCTTGGCGAAGAACGACTCGGTCTGCGGCCCGCCCGGGACGTCCACGCACTCCGTGTCGCGCGGCGGCGCCACCGTGGGCCGCATCATCACGAGGATCATCGGCTGCATCCGACCGGCCTTGGCCAACTGCAGGGCCGTGCGCGGGTAGTTCAGCTTGTCGACGAGCGCCTGGGCGGTGCCCGGGTACCCCGTGAGGACGACTGTCGCCGGGAACGAACGCGTGCGGTACTGCGGCTGGAAGTACTCCGGCGGCAGGTACACGTACGCGGGGGTGGTGATGTGGGTCGTACGGCCGGCTATGTCGACCCGCTGCACCTGGCCCACGCTCTGCGGCCGTGAGGAGCCGCCCGGTGCGTCCACCCGCCGGGTCTCGACCACTTGGACCGGTCCGCCCGCGCCCTGGAGCGCCGAGTTGTCGACGACCACTCCCTGGCCGGTCTCCTTGCCGAACAGGTCGGACCAGCTGGCGTAGAAACCGAAGGCCTGGTTGGCGCCGAGGCCGACCGAGGCGAAGAGCACCAACTGCGTTGCCAGCAGCAGGCCCACGCGCCCGCTGACGGCCCGCCAGTTGCGTCTGGCCAGGCGGGGCCACAGCCATACTGTGCCGATGAACAGCAGCACGGCGCAAACGACCGCCAGTACCAGCACTTTCCTGCTCGTGAGTCCCATCAGCTGTCCCCGCCTGCGCTTTCCGCCCATGGCGCACGCAACTTTCGCGAACGCTTGCCCCGGGCTTTCCTCTGCCTTTGAACCGGCTTTTCGGTAAGGAAGGAACCTCCTTCCTCTAGACACCGTCCTAGAGGGCGCAATGTCGCCGGATGCCCGAATCGGGCCCGGATCCAAGGTCTCTCGCAGAACTACGGGATGCGATGTCTGTCAGGATAGATGGGGAAATGTCGGGTGGGGTTCCGAGCCGAACAGGTCGGGTCCGGCGCATAGTCCGAGGTCCGCGCCCCGAGGTCGTTCCCACGCTCGTCGCCAGGGCCTGCGCCCTCGTCGGCCTGCTGGACATCGCCGCGGGGGTGTTCCCGCGCTTCCGGCACAGCCGTATGCACACCATGGCGGAGGTGCTGCCGGGTGCGCTCGGTCCCTTCGCGGCGGCGCTCTCGCTCAGTGCCGGCGTGCTGCTGCTGCTCCTCGCGCACGGGCTCAGGCGGCGCAAGCGCCGGGCCTGGCGGGCCGCCGTCGCGCTGCTTCCGGCGGGCGCCGTGGCGCAGTTCGCGTACCGGCACTCCCTCATAGGAGTCGTCATCTCGGCGGCGCTGCTCGCGCCGCTGCTGCTGCACCGGGACGAGTTCCGGGCGCTGCCCGACCCGCGCAGCAGGTGGCGCGCGCTCGCCAACTTCGTGCTCATGGGCGCCGGTTCCCTCGTCCTCGGACTGGTCATCGTCAGCGTCCACTCCAAGCGCATGGTCGGCGACCCGAGCCTGGCCGATCGGATTACGCACGTCCTGTACGGCCTGTTCGGCTTCGAGGGCCCGGTCGACTACGAGGGCAGCACCTCCTGGACGGTCGCCTTCTCACTGGGCGCCCTGGGTCTGCTCACCGCGGTCACCACGATCTACCTCGCGTTCCGGCCCGAGCACCCGGCCGCGCAGCTCACCCCGGAGGACGAGACGCATCTGCGCGCCCTCCTGGAGAAGCACGGCCGACGCGACTCGCTCGGTCACTTCGCGCTCCGCCGCGACAAGGCCGTCGTCTTCTCGCCCAGCGGCAAGGCGGCGGTGACGTACCGCGTGGTCTCCGGAGTGATGCTCGCCAGTGGTGACCCCATCGGCGACGTGGAGGCCTGGCCGGGCGCCATCGAGCGCTTCATGGACGAGGCGAAGGCCCACTCCTGGACGCCCGCAGTGATGGGCTGCTCGGAGACGGGCGGCGAGGTGTGGACCCGCGAGACCGGTCTCGACGCCCTCGAACTGGGCGACGAGGCGGTGGTCGACGTGGCGGATTTCTCGCTCGCCGGGCGCGCGATGCGCAACGTACGCCAAATGGTGAAGCGCATCGAGCGGGCCGGCTACGAAACCCGGGTACGGCGTGTACGTGACCTCGGCGAGGGCGAGTTGGAGCGCATCCGGCTCGCCGCGGAGGCTTGGCGGGGCACCGACACCGAGCGCGGCTTCTCCATGGCGCTCGGCCGCATCGGCGACCCCGAGGACGGTGACTGCTTCATCGCCACCGCCCACAAGACGGACGAACAGCCGGGCGAGTACGGCGACTTGAAGGCGATCCTGCACTTCGTGCCCTGGGGCACGGACGGCATGTCGCTGGACCTGATGCGCCGTGACCGCGCGGCCGACCCGGGGATGAACGAACTGCTGATCGTGGCCTCCCTCCAGGCGGCACCGAAGCTCGGCATCACGCGCGTGTCGCTCAACTTCGCGATGTTCCGCGCGGCGCTCGCGCGGGGCGAGAAGATCGGCGCGGGCCCGGTGCTGCGCGCCTGGCGCGGACTGCTGGTCTTCCTGTCGCGCTGGTTCCAGATCGAGTCCCTGTACAAGTTCAACGCGAAGTTCCAGCCCCGCTGGGAACCCCGCTTCGTGGTCTACCGCGCCTCCGGCGACCTCCCCCGCATCGGCTTCGCCGCGATGCAGGCGGAAGGCTTCGTCAACCTGGCCCTCCCCCTCCCGCGCTTCCTCCGCCGCCGCACGGCCGCGGCCCCGGCCTGCACCCACGGGCTGGCGGAACGGGATGTACGGGCAGCCTGACCCACAGGCGCGGCCCGAGCGGCCCCCTCAGCTCCGGCTGGGGGCACCGCTCGGGCCGCGCCGAAGGTTTCCGCCCGGCCGCCCCGGAGACCTCCGCACGGACCGCGGCGCGCTACGGCGACGGGCACGCTCCGATCCGCCGAGGGCCGCGGGCGACGACGGCACGGGCCGACGGCCACCCCCAGACAATCCAAGGCAGCAGGCCAGTACCGCCAAGCCAGGCCGCTGCCGGACGATCCACGGCCGAGCCCCCCACTCACCGGCTCTTGCGCCCCTCCCCCTGCGGAGCAGGCCGACCGCAGGAGCCCTGTTCACTCCGCCGAAGGTCGCGGGCGACCACAGCACAGGCCGACGCCCGCCGACACACGCTCCAGGGCCGCGAACCGGCACGCCGCACCCGCGCACCACCACCGCAAAGAAGGCCCACGGCCGAGG from Streptomyces sp. NBC_01288 carries:
- a CDS encoding alpha/beta hydrolase yields the protein MGLTSRKVLVLAVVCAVLLFIGTVWLWPRLARRNWRAVSGRVGLLLATQLVLFASVGLGANQAFGFYASWSDLFGKETGQGVVVDNSALQGAGGPVQVVETRRVDAPGGSSRPQSVGQVQRVDIAGRTTHITTPAYVYLPPEYFQPQYRTRSFPATVVLTGYPGTAQALVDKLNYPRTALQLAKAGRMQPMILVMMRPTVAPPRDTECVDVPGGPQTESFFAKDLPDAVSAHYRVGKKPGSWGIIGDSTGGYCALKLAMHHPGVYAAGAGLSPYYKAPSDPTTGDLFQGDSTLRNEANLSWYLKHRPAPDTSLLVTSSRIGEHNYKDTLKFIEQVKATNSTRIASIILDSGGHNFNTWRREIPPALQWISGRLTDWWK
- a CDS encoding phosphatidylglycerol lysyltransferase domain-containing protein translates to MSGGVPSRTGRVRRIVRGPRPEVVPTLVARACALVGLLDIAAGVFPRFRHSRMHTMAEVLPGALGPFAAALSLSAGVLLLLLAHGLRRRKRRAWRAAVALLPAGAVAQFAYRHSLIGVVISAALLAPLLLHRDEFRALPDPRSRWRALANFVLMGAGSLVLGLVIVSVHSKRMVGDPSLADRITHVLYGLFGFEGPVDYEGSTSWTVAFSLGALGLLTAVTTIYLAFRPEHPAAQLTPEDETHLRALLEKHGRRDSLGHFALRRDKAVVFSPSGKAAVTYRVVSGVMLASGDPIGDVEAWPGAIERFMDEAKAHSWTPAVMGCSETGGEVWTRETGLDALELGDEAVVDVADFSLAGRAMRNVRQMVKRIERAGYETRVRRVRDLGEGELERIRLAAEAWRGTDTERGFSMALGRIGDPEDGDCFIATAHKTDEQPGEYGDLKAILHFVPWGTDGMSLDLMRRDRAADPGMNELLIVASLQAAPKLGITRVSLNFAMFRAALARGEKIGAGPVLRAWRGLLVFLSRWFQIESLYKFNAKFQPRWEPRFVVYRASGDLPRIGFAAMQAEGFVNLALPLPRFLRRRTAAAPACTHGLAERDVRAA